From Enterococcus mundtii, the proteins below share one genomic window:
- a CDS encoding VirB4-like conjugal transfer ATPase, CD1110 family, translating to MKNLIRPNFMKVNFRQNKNKKNMQEEKKSFLLYEEIYDNGICLITENEYSITIHIDDISYQLCSEEQRMQIFIKYCEFLNSLEASIDYKVTLVKKKKTVEELTHVLFKEKNEQYDDKYRQEMNDYLTAKINEKKNAFEKKIFITFTQKHENQEFAERELFLIADQLDLFARKIGSTIHILKGEERKELIGQIINNENHTLLPKQVDLKLDKRLIKIDDKLNQTLYLNGYPAELSDECLTGLMEIDEEITLTVSCRPIPMASSFDLVKTKMAYMDQQKVDEQRKALNSGYDYDMLPYDLTYSLDEAKELLDSLQSKSQKLFEVTVLINFSAENQDNLNKIASKIKSVGRRFGCTIIELAYLQKFALNTILPIGKNHVPLNRLLATSAVSALMPFSISEMLHENGNYYGINSVTKNLTILDRKKLMAPNGFVLGTPGSGKSFSVKREIVNVLLRNAKDEVIVIDPESEYQHICSQFDGQMVRLAGNSNTCINPMDINSNYGDDADPIALKTQFLISLCELITGGILGLSSQQKTIIDRVCRKIYQEQTQLPTLKDFYTALNAQPEEEAKQLAIELELYTEGSLALFSKQTNVDLNKRLVIFDIKDLGKQLKPFGMLVVLDQIWNRITLNRESGIRTWLYIDELQLLFTNEYSENYFFELWSRARKWGAIPTGITQNVETLLLSDLARRMLSNSDFVVMFNQAKSDRSELTRLFDISEEQEKYVLNGSEGTGLMVFGDTIIPFEDRLPKETKLYQIMTTKPGEEVKTKQDYE from the coding sequence ATGAAGAATCTGATACGTCCCAATTTCATGAAGGTGAACTTCAGGCAAAACAAGAATAAAAAAAATATGCAAGAAGAAAAAAAATCTTTTTTACTTTATGAAGAAATCTATGATAACGGTATTTGTTTAATTACTGAGAATGAATACTCAATAACGATCCATATTGACGATATCAGTTATCAACTTTGTTCCGAAGAACAACGTATGCAGATATTCATTAAATATTGTGAGTTCCTAAATTCTTTGGAAGCTTCCATTGATTACAAAGTCACGTTAGTAAAAAAGAAAAAAACAGTCGAAGAATTGACTCATGTGCTGTTTAAAGAAAAAAATGAACAATATGATGATAAGTACCGCCAAGAAATGAATGACTATCTAACAGCGAAAATCAACGAAAAGAAGAATGCGTTTGAAAAGAAAATTTTTATTACGTTTACTCAAAAACATGAGAATCAGGAATTTGCGGAAAGAGAGTTATTCTTGATTGCCGATCAATTGGATCTATTCGCTCGAAAAATTGGTTCGACCATCCATATTTTAAAAGGGGAAGAACGGAAAGAATTGATCGGTCAAATCATAAATAATGAGAATCATACATTACTACCGAAACAAGTCGATCTCAAATTAGATAAGCGCCTGATCAAGATCGATGACAAACTAAATCAGACCCTCTATTTGAATGGTTACCCTGCCGAACTATCTGATGAATGCTTAACAGGTCTTATGGAGATCGATGAAGAAATCACTCTTACGGTTAGTTGCAGGCCGATACCGATGGCAAGCAGTTTCGACTTAGTAAAGACTAAAATGGCTTACATGGATCAGCAAAAAGTGGATGAACAGCGAAAAGCCTTAAATAGTGGGTACGATTATGACATGCTACCCTATGACCTGACTTATTCCCTGGATGAAGCAAAAGAGCTTTTAGATTCATTACAAAGTAAAAGCCAGAAACTATTTGAAGTAACTGTGTTGATCAATTTCTCCGCAGAGAATCAGGATAACTTAAATAAAATCGCGAGTAAAATCAAGTCGGTAGGGCGAAGATTTGGTTGCACGATCATTGAACTAGCGTATTTACAAAAATTTGCTTTAAATACAATATTACCAATAGGAAAGAATCATGTTCCTTTAAATCGCTTATTGGCAACTTCTGCGGTTTCGGCGTTGATGCCATTTTCGATTTCTGAAATGCTTCATGAGAATGGCAATTATTATGGGATCAATTCTGTGACAAAAAATCTGACGATTCTTGATCGGAAAAAACTAATGGCGCCCAATGGGTTTGTCTTGGGCACACCAGGATCAGGTAAGAGTTTCTCTGTCAAACGGGAAATCGTCAATGTTTTACTGAGAAACGCCAAAGACGAAGTGATCGTCATTGATCCTGAATCAGAATATCAGCATATTTGCTCGCAATTTGATGGTCAAATGGTTCGATTGGCTGGTAATTCAAACACCTGCATCAATCCGATGGATATCAATAGTAACTATGGCGATGATGCAGACCCGATCGCTTTAAAAACACAGTTTTTGATTTCACTTTGTGAGTTGATCACGGGGGGGATTTTAGGGCTATCTTCCCAACAAAAGACGATCATCGACCGAGTATGCCGAAAAATTTACCAAGAACAGACACAGTTGCCGACATTAAAAGATTTTTATACGGCGCTAAATGCACAGCCAGAAGAAGAGGCAAAGCAATTGGCGATTGAATTGGAGCTTTATACAGAAGGTAGTCTAGCGCTATTTTCCAAACAAACGAACGTGGATTTAAATAAACGTTTGGTCATTTTCGACATCAAAGATTTAGGGAAACAACTCAAACCATTCGGAATGTTGGTCGTTTTAGATCAAATTTGGAATCGAATCACATTAAATCGAGAATCAGGAATCCGTACATGGTTATATATAGATGAATTACAGTTGCTCTTTACAAATGAATATTCAGAAAATTATTTCTTTGAATTGTGGAGTAGAGCAAGAAAATGGGGGGCTATACCGACAGGGATCACCCAAAATGTCGAGACGCTATTATTGTCGGATCTAGCCAGAAGAATGCTTTCTAATAGCGATTTCGTTGTCATGTTCAATCAAGCAAAATCTGATCGCTCAGAGTTGACTCGTTTATTCGATATATCGGAAGAGCAGGAAAAGTATGTTTTAAATGGGAGTGAAGGTACTGGTTTGATGGTGTTTGGGGACACGATCATTCCATTTGAAGACCGACTGCCTAAAGAGACGAAACTCTATCAAATCATGACAACTAAACCTGGTGAAGAGGTAAAAACAAAGCAAGATTATGAATGA
- a CDS encoding VirD4-like conjugal transfer protein, CD1115 family, with translation MKNSKTWYYKLLLLFLFLVFAYTANRTILIYENFRQQTEDIAQVLVRTIDQFGLEVSRFEFDFSYSLASIIGTLTIVGGLALGILYHSGMPKHTEFEYGSARWGNKKDIKPMMDKKKDNNIILTKSESLSMSGRMKITKSNNFNRNKNVIVVGGAGSGKTRFYVKPNLMQLHSSYVVSDSKGLLLSETATMFKEAGYEIKVFDLITRENTDYYNPFTYIRTEDDILKVVNNLIKNTSDPEKKGGDDFWEKAETALLMATFSYLLQEVDEEDQTLTNVVEMVRLANCPEDVPDYVSPLDVIFNELEEKDPANFAVAQYKIFKLAGDRTAKSILVSLGVRLSPFDIPNIKKIVSKDTLALDTVGDKKTIIYILLSDTDTSFNFLASMLYQQLFDSLVYKADNVYKGRLPHHVRCVLDEFANIGQIPDFEKVISVIRSREISVNVILQNISQLKNLYKDTWETIIGTSDVFLYLGGMELSTHEYISKLLGKKTIQHKNISITKGSNGNYSENYQKMGRNLLDVDEVANLSGTKAILKIRGIVPFISEKYDITKHKNYKKLGDVTPENWYERNQSPKNEEENG, from the coding sequence TTGAAAAACTCAAAGACTTGGTATTATAAATTACTTTTACTATTTTTATTTCTTGTATTCGCGTATACGGCAAATCGGACCATCCTGATTTACGAGAATTTCCGACAACAGACAGAAGATATCGCACAAGTCTTGGTTCGCACAATCGATCAATTTGGACTAGAAGTCAGTCGCTTTGAGTTTGACTTTAGTTATAGTTTAGCAAGTATTATTGGTACATTGACAATCGTGGGGGGGCTTGCTCTTGGTATCTTGTATCACTCAGGTATGCCGAAACATACAGAGTTTGAATATGGAAGTGCCAGATGGGGCAACAAAAAAGACATCAAGCCGATGATGGATAAAAAAAAAGACAACAATATCATTCTCACAAAAAGTGAATCGCTGTCTATGTCTGGTCGTATGAAGATCACTAAATCTAATAACTTTAATCGGAATAAGAATGTGATCGTAGTAGGAGGAGCCGGGTCAGGTAAAACAAGATTCTATGTGAAACCTAATTTGATGCAACTGCATTCCTCTTATGTCGTCAGTGATTCTAAAGGACTCTTGTTAAGTGAAACAGCAACGATGTTTAAAGAAGCAGGTTATGAAATCAAGGTTTTTGACTTGATCACGCGGGAAAATACAGATTATTATAATCCTTTTACTTACATCCGGACCGAAGACGATATTTTAAAAGTCGTCAACAACTTGATCAAAAATACTTCAGATCCTGAAAAAAAGGGTGGCGATGATTTTTGGGAAAAAGCTGAAACGGCCTTATTGATGGCTACGTTTAGTTATCTTTTACAAGAAGTTGATGAGGAAGATCAAACATTGACGAACGTCGTTGAAATGGTCCGCTTAGCAAACTGTCCAGAGGATGTGCCTGATTATGTTTCCCCACTGGATGTGATTTTCAATGAACTTGAAGAAAAAGATCCTGCCAACTTTGCAGTCGCGCAATATAAAATTTTCAAATTAGCAGGGGATCGCACCGCAAAAAGTATTTTAGTCAGCTTGGGAGTACGATTATCGCCTTTTGATATTCCGAATATCAAAAAAATCGTGAGTAAAGATACTTTAGCATTAGACACTGTTGGGGACAAGAAAACGATCATCTATATTTTGTTATCAGATACAGATACAAGTTTCAATTTCTTAGCAAGTATGTTGTACCAACAATTATTCGATAGTTTAGTGTACAAAGCAGACAATGTCTACAAAGGTCGTCTACCACATCATGTGCGATGTGTCTTAGATGAATTTGCCAATATTGGACAGATTCCAGACTTTGAAAAAGTGATTTCAGTGATTCGAAGTCGCGAGATATCGGTCAATGTGATCTTACAAAACATCAGTCAGCTTAAAAATTTATATAAAGATACTTGGGAAACAATCATCGGGACCAGTGACGTTTTTCTGTATTTAGGTGGAATGGAGTTAAGTACGCATGAGTATATCTCCAAATTACTAGGGAAGAAAACGATCCAGCACAAGAACATTAGTATCACCAAAGGTAGTAATGGGAACTACAGTGAGAACTATCAAAAAATGGGTCGAAATTTATTGGATGTAGATGAAGTGGCGAACCTAAGTGGAACAAAAGCGATTTTGAAGATTCGTGGAATAGTTCCGTTTATATCAGAAAAATATGATATTACCAAACATAAAAATTATAAAAAACTAGGAGATGTGACTCCAGAGAATTGGTACGAACGAAATCAATCACCGAAAAACGAAGAGGAGAATGGATAG
- a CDS encoding lytic polysaccharide monooxygenase gives MKKRLLGSVVLVLSLGGIIFGATKDVSAHGYVREPISRGYQGSLDARTNWTAAFQKYGAVINEPQSLEALKGFPVAGPADGRIASANGALGFQLDQQTATLWTKQDISTGPNNFTWHFTANHRTAKYHYYITKNGWDQNKPLAREDLELLSEIDGGGQSSANISATHTVNIPEDRMGYHVILAIWDISDTANAFYNVIDANIKSNGAIPVVPNKPTNVRAVNTTKQSVSLSWDAQAAAEKYNVYRDGQLITTTSANNYQDNQLTANTTYKYEIEAVSFTGQVSEKSDALQVTTLADNEVEVPTRPGNLHSMGETVNSISLMWNPSSHSAGIKTYEIYRDGQLVGQTANTTYLDTGLNAGTQYAYTIRAVSNDSIRSEDSNRLVISTKTNEIAPPSEHRQFELGSLTNPVLYTKDEIIFHEGKLYTTLVTHFNYGDPSWAPDSAASLFRIK, from the coding sequence ATGAAAAAAAGATTATTGGGTAGTGTGGTATTGGTTTTAAGTCTAGGAGGAATAATTTTTGGTGCGACAAAAGATGTTTCTGCACATGGGTATGTAAGGGAGCCAATTAGTCGAGGATACCAAGGGTCATTAGATGCCCGCACCAACTGGACTGCAGCATTTCAGAAGTATGGGGCAGTGATCAATGAGCCACAATCTTTAGAAGCATTGAAAGGCTTCCCAGTAGCAGGACCAGCGGATGGACGAATTGCTTCTGCAAATGGCGCATTAGGTTTTCAGTTAGATCAACAAACAGCAACTTTATGGACAAAGCAAGATATCAGTACTGGTCCTAATAATTTCACTTGGCATTTTACGGCAAATCACCGGACTGCGAAATATCATTACTACATCACGAAAAATGGTTGGGATCAAAACAAACCACTTGCGAGAGAAGATCTAGAACTATTATCGGAAATCGATGGTGGCGGACAATCTTCTGCGAATATTAGCGCAACGCACACAGTCAATATTCCAGAAGACCGAATGGGGTATCACGTTATTTTAGCAATTTGGGATATTAGTGATACTGCGAATGCCTTTTACAATGTGATTGATGCGAATATCAAAAGTAATGGAGCAATACCAGTCGTACCAAATAAACCAACAAATGTCAGAGCAGTGAATACGACAAAACAGTCAGTTTCACTTTCTTGGGATGCACAAGCAGCTGCTGAAAAATACAATGTGTATCGTGATGGTCAACTGATTACTACAACTTCTGCGAACAACTATCAAGATAATCAATTAACAGCAAATACCACGTACAAGTACGAAATCGAAGCAGTATCGTTTACCGGACAAGTATCTGAAAAAAGTGATGCGCTTCAGGTAACAACGTTAGCAGATAACGAAGTAGAAGTGCCAACAAGACCAGGTAACTTACATTCAATGGGAGAAACAGTGAACTCAATCTCATTGATGTGGAATCCTTCTAGCCACTCTGCAGGAATCAAAACATATGAAATCTATAGAGATGGCCAATTAGTTGGTCAAACTGCAAATACAACTTATCTAGATACTGGATTGAATGCTGGGACTCAGTATGCGTATACAATCAGAGCAGTGAGTAATGATTCTATTCGATCAGAGGACAGCAACCGTTTAGTGATTTCAACAAAAACAAATGAAATTGCGCCACCAAGTGAACATCGTCAATTTGAATTAGGAAGTTTAACTAATCCTGTGTTGTACACAAAAGATGAAATCATCTTCCATGAGGGGAAACTGTATACAACATTAGTGACTCATTTTAATTATGGTGATCCATCTTGGGCGCCAGATAGTGCAGCTAGTTTATTTAGAATTAAATAA
- a CDS encoding HTH domain-containing protein: MEEILERLISNDYKKRVVFILNTLERRKNVTVQYLAKSLKVTRRTITNDLKTIQDEFSDTIEILTSYKGVSMFVLNHFKLFEKKKSYYMNEDLVKVTTSILTGELKQVIDWSWELHYCEKTVIQKMRKLKKICHQYGLNLKLSPVEFIGKEIRIRKLFIDLYIKSAYLEIEDYCPYKNEMEEITKIVLALCSDVSQSITKKILALTFIRFGKDKLYIQSRLLDWFRNNPLTNQLFVEFIQLDCFKTYSKEVIFEECCFIACMIHLHECYYTEIEKHNKGFAEYFGFSETVKHLVLDLKSVLGNRIQVDNEQLYSIVNCFLFQEKIKQELEIDFSYNDEESAILIDSINRRLYKEMNTVIKRNKAIQKNFLQKRCASSFTSDLLLFLYTNKACEVLSTVVVALKRGFLTDFALNEIIERYLHTRASIMYQEQLETIENPLDVDILVTNILPFPYQVGDKTKMFYLPEKADIDRTMDIVSDLLVTDFR, from the coding sequence GTGGAAGAGATTCTTGAACGATTAATATCGAATGATTACAAAAAACGTGTCGTATTTATCTTGAATACTTTAGAGAGAAGAAAAAATGTGACCGTTCAATATCTTGCAAAAAGTCTCAAAGTAACTAGAAGAACGATTACCAATGATTTAAAAACGATTCAAGATGAATTTTCCGACACAATTGAAATATTGACTTCCTATAAAGGGGTCAGCATGTTTGTATTGAACCATTTTAAGTTATTCGAGAAAAAAAAATCTTATTACATGAATGAAGACTTAGTAAAAGTGACAACAAGTATCCTTACAGGTGAACTGAAGCAGGTGATCGATTGGAGCTGGGAATTACACTACTGTGAGAAAACAGTGATCCAAAAAATGCGAAAGCTAAAGAAAATCTGCCATCAATATGGTTTGAATTTAAAACTTTCACCGGTTGAATTTATAGGGAAAGAAATCAGAATCAGAAAACTGTTTATTGATCTTTACATTAAATCAGCATATCTAGAAATCGAAGATTATTGCCCCTATAAAAATGAAATGGAAGAAATAACCAAAATCGTTTTGGCGTTATGTTCGGATGTTTCCCAATCAATCACAAAGAAAATACTTGCTTTAACTTTTATCCGGTTTGGAAAAGACAAATTATATATCCAGTCGCGATTGTTAGATTGGTTTAGAAACAATCCCTTAACGAATCAATTATTCGTTGAATTTATTCAATTAGATTGTTTCAAGACCTACTCTAAAGAAGTCATTTTTGAAGAATGTTGTTTTATAGCTTGTATGATCCATTTACATGAATGTTATTACACAGAGATTGAAAAACACAATAAAGGATTTGCAGAATACTTTGGTTTTTCTGAGACAGTCAAACATTTGGTTTTAGATCTCAAGAGTGTTCTGGGGAATCGGATCCAAGTTGATAATGAGCAACTGTATTCAATTGTCAATTGCTTTTTATTTCAAGAGAAAATCAAACAGGAACTTGAAATTGATTTTTCATATAACGATGAAGAATCGGCGATACTGATTGATTCAATCAACCGGCGACTATATAAAGAAATGAATACAGTCATCAAAAGAAATAAAGCGATCCAAAAGAATTTCCTGCAAAAAAGGTGTGCTTCATCATTTACTTCTGACTTATTACTTTTCTTATATACGAACAAGGCATGTGAAGTTTTAAGTACAGTTGTTGTTGCATTGAAACGAGGATTTTTAACGGATTTTGCTTTAAATGAAATTATTGAAAGATATCTACACACCAGAGCAAGCATCATGTACCAGGAACAATTGGAAACCATTGAAAATCCACTTGACGTAGATATATTAGTGACAAATATACTACCATTTCCGTATCAAGTTGGTGATAAAACCAAAATGTTTTATCTACCAGAAAAAGCAGATATTGACCGAACGATGGACATCGTTTCAGACTTGCTCGTTACGGATTTTAGATAA
- a CDS encoding PrgI family protein — protein MAIEVKVHKDVREYKERIVAGMSVRQLGFLSVAVLTNIVISFVFVRFFGYSMDVISWLMILVSMPIVAFGWLKKEGLPFERYLKYYFIYHFDQGVVVYEESDTSQFHEGELQAKQE, from the coding sequence ATGGCAATTGAAGTCAAAGTCCATAAAGATGTACGTGAATATAAAGAACGGATCGTAGCAGGTATGAGCGTACGACAATTAGGCTTTCTGTCTGTGGCGGTGTTGACTAACATCGTGATCAGTTTTGTGTTTGTGCGCTTTTTTGGTTACTCCATGGACGTGATCAGTTGGCTGATGATTCTCGTTTCAATGCCAATCGTCGCTTTTGGGTGGCTAAAAAAAGAGGGACTGCCTTTTGAACGCTATTTGAAATACTATTTTATTTACCATTTTGATCAAGGAGTAGTTGTTTATGAAGAATCTGATACGTCCCAATTTCATGAAGGTGAACTTCAGGCAAAACAAGAATAA